In Agrobacterium tumefaciens, one genomic interval encodes:
- a CDS encoding DUF1837 domain-containing protein, whose product MPLFNDWCDSDHQQDGRKHLRRLTELDGGRAAIADRLPDILRSHYDDMERIADDIRELGFPGAAALLAERLPRTSRARSGELGEILATELVEEQLGFSVPVRRLRYKDGREMALRGDDFIGVRMDAAGDLFLLKGEAKSRAQLAGATISEARTALSRDNGRPTATSLLFIADRLMEREDESATVGRAIRNEVANRAVPATRIDHALFTMSGNAAPQALIDDLQAAGPERTHTVIHLRIVDHQEFIRLSYEGALALGND is encoded by the coding sequence GTGCCACTATTCAACGATTGGTGCGACAGTGATCATCAGCAGGATGGCCGCAAGCATCTTCGGCGCCTGACAGAACTCGACGGTGGGCGGGCGGCAATCGCCGATCGGCTTCCAGATATCCTTCGCTCGCACTACGACGACATGGAGCGCATTGCCGATGACATCCGTGAGCTGGGCTTTCCTGGCGCTGCCGCCCTATTGGCTGAGCGCCTTCCCCGAACATCACGTGCACGATCAGGCGAACTCGGCGAAATCTTAGCAACGGAACTTGTTGAGGAGCAACTTGGCTTTTCCGTTCCAGTTCGGCGACTTCGCTACAAAGATGGACGCGAGATGGCCTTGCGAGGCGACGACTTTATCGGAGTGCGTATGGACGCCGCCGGCGATCTCTTCCTGCTAAAGGGGGAGGCCAAGAGCCGTGCGCAACTGGCGGGCGCGACAATATCCGAAGCCCGAACGGCCCTCTCCCGCGACAACGGCCGTCCGACCGCTACTTCCCTGCTTTTCATCGCCGACCGATTAATGGAGCGCGAAGATGAAAGCGCGACGGTCGGACGTGCGATACGCAATGAAGTGGCCAATCGTGCAGTACCTGCGACACGCATCGACCACGCTCTTTTTACGATGTCAGGAAATGCAGCACCTCAGGCGCTCATTGATGATCTTCAGGCCGCCGGTCCCGAGCGGACGCACACGGTTATTCATCTTCGCATCGTTGATCACCAGGAGTTCATAAGGCTTTCGTACGAAGGAGCTCTCGCCCTTGGAAACGATTGA